The proteins below are encoded in one region of Sideroxydans lithotrophicus ES-1:
- the htpG gene encoding molecular chaperone HtpG, whose protein sequence is MSASTTASRETLGFQTEVKQLLHLMIHSLYSNREIFLRELISNASDACDKLRFEALHNDALYENQSDLNIRISFDKEARTLTIADNGIGMSRDEVIANLGTIAKSGTRDFFSKLSGDQKKDANLIGQFGVGFYSAFIVADKVSVLTRRAGEKADQGVRWESDGGGEFSIEMVEKAARGTEITLHLREGQDDLLAGYKLREIIKKYSNHIVQPILMQKEEWKDGKYETLEEDETVNQASALWAKSKNDITEEQYKEFYKHVGHDFSDPLAWTHARVEGKQEYTQLLYIPGRAPFDLYDRQARHGIKLYVRRVFIMDDAEQLMPQYMRFVRGVVDSADLPLNVSREILQESKDIEAIRKGCTGKVLGLLSDLAENDKEKFAKFWGEFGQVLKEGIGEDFVNKDKIAALLRFATTKADTAEQIVSLQDYIGRMKDGQEKIYYVTAETFNAARNSPHLEVFRKKGIEVLLLSDRVDEWVVSNLHEFEGKQLVSVAKGGLDLGALEDEAEKKEQEKQVDEFKPLVERIKSSLADRVKEVRVTHRLTDSPACLVADEHDMSGNLARLLKASGQKMPNMQPILEINPGHPVVSRLQKEEAHFDDWAAVLFDQALLAEGGQLDDPASFVKRINQLMLEMGK, encoded by the coding sequence ATGTCCGCTAGCACCACTGCCAGCCGCGAGACGCTGGGATTCCAGACCGAAGTCAAACAGCTGCTGCACCTGATGATCCACTCGCTGTATTCCAACCGCGAGATTTTCCTGAGAGAACTGATTTCCAACGCGTCCGACGCCTGCGACAAGCTGCGCTTCGAGGCGCTGCACAACGACGCGCTGTACGAGAACCAGTCCGACCTCAACATCCGCATCAGCTTCGACAAGGAGGCACGCACGCTGACCATTGCCGACAACGGAATCGGCATGAGCCGCGACGAAGTGATCGCCAACCTCGGCACCATCGCCAAGTCCGGCACGCGCGATTTCTTCAGCAAACTCTCCGGCGACCAGAAGAAGGATGCCAATCTCATCGGCCAGTTCGGTGTGGGCTTCTATTCCGCCTTCATCGTGGCCGACAAGGTCTCCGTGCTGACGCGCCGCGCGGGCGAAAAGGCCGATCAGGGCGTGCGCTGGGAATCCGATGGCGGCGGCGAGTTCTCCATCGAGATGGTGGAGAAGGCTGCGCGCGGCACCGAGATCACCCTGCACCTGCGCGAAGGCCAGGACGACCTGCTGGCTGGCTACAAGCTGCGCGAGATCATCAAGAAGTATTCCAACCACATCGTGCAACCCATCCTGATGCAGAAAGAGGAGTGGAAGGACGGCAAGTACGAAACGCTTGAAGAGGACGAGACCGTCAATCAGGCCTCCGCGCTGTGGGCCAAGTCCAAGAACGACATCACCGAAGAGCAGTACAAGGAATTCTACAAACACGTCGGCCACGACTTCAGCGACCCGCTGGCGTGGACCCATGCACGCGTCGAAGGCAAGCAGGAATACACGCAACTGCTGTACATCCCCGGCCGCGCGCCGTTCGACCTGTACGACCGCCAGGCGCGCCACGGTATCAAGCTCTACGTGCGCCGCGTGTTCATCATGGACGATGCCGAACAATTGATGCCGCAATACATGCGCTTCGTGCGCGGGGTGGTGGATTCCGCCGACCTGCCGCTCAACGTGTCGCGCGAGATCCTGCAGGAATCGAAGGACATCGAAGCGATCCGCAAGGGCTGTACCGGCAAGGTACTGGGCCTGCTGTCGGACCTGGCCGAGAACGACAAGGAGAAGTTTGCCAAATTCTGGGGCGAGTTCGGCCAGGTGCTGAAAGAGGGCATCGGCGAAGACTTCGTCAACAAGGACAAGATCGCAGCACTCTTGCGCTTCGCCACCACCAAGGCCGACACCGCGGAACAGATCGTGTCGCTGCAGGACTACATCGGCCGCATGAAAGACGGACAGGAAAAGATCTATTACGTCACCGCCGAAACTTTCAATGCCGCCAGGAACAGTCCGCACCTGGAAGTGTTCCGCAAGAAGGGCATCGAAGTGCTGCTGCTGTCTGACCGTGTGGACGAGTGGGTGGTGAGCAACCTGCATGAATTCGAAGGCAAGCAACTGGTCTCCGTCGCCAAGGGGGGCCTGGATCTGGGCGCGCTGGAAGACGAAGCCGAGAAGAAGGAGCAGGAGAAGCAGGTCGACGAGTTCAAGCCACTGGTCGAGAGGATCAAGAGCAGTCTGGCTGATCGCGTCAAGGAAGTGCGCGTCACCCACCGTCTCACCGACAGCCCAGCCTGTCTGGTCGCGGATGAGCACGACATGAGCGGCAATCTGGCGCGTTTGCTCAAGGCCTCGGGCCAGAAGATGCCAAACATGCAGCCCATCCTCGAGATCAACCCGGGGCATCCGGTGGTGTCGCGTTTGCAGAAAGAGGAAGCGCACTTCGACGACTGGGCAGCCGTGCTGTTCGACCAGGCGTTGCTTGCCGAAGGCGGGCAGCTTGACGATCCAGCGAGTTTCGTCAAACGCATCAACCAGCTGATGCTGGAGATGGGCAAATAA
- a CDS encoding type 1 glutamine amidotransferase yields MKPVAIFRHSPTEGAGHFAQFLNQHVIPWHMIHIDQGEAVPADAGAFSGLVFMGGPMSVNDELPWIPPVLALIRDAYARDIPLLGHCLGGQLITKALGGVVGRNPAKELGWGKVHVSDNDTARAWFGNIEQFDSFHWHGETFSLPPGAVHLLSSAHCKNQAYAIGKHLAMQCHVEMTEQMIRDWCTAGADEIAASVGSPAVQSAEAMQQQMHDKLPELQRVASQLYRHWMHGLVH; encoded by the coding sequence ATGAAGCCAGTCGCCATCTTCCGCCATTCACCTACCGAGGGTGCAGGGCACTTTGCCCAGTTCCTCAATCAACACGTCATACCCTGGCATATGATCCACATCGACCAGGGCGAGGCGGTGCCGGCGGATGCCGGTGCGTTCTCGGGGCTCGTGTTCATGGGCGGACCGATGAGCGTGAACGACGAGCTGCCGTGGATACCACCAGTGTTGGCGCTGATCCGCGATGCCTATGCCAGGGATATCCCGTTGCTGGGCCACTGTCTCGGCGGACAGCTCATCACCAAGGCGCTGGGCGGTGTGGTGGGCAGGAATCCGGCAAAGGAACTGGGCTGGGGCAAGGTGCATGTGTCGGACAATGACACGGCGCGTGCGTGGTTCGGCAATATCGAACAGTTCGACTCGTTCCATTGGCACGGCGAAACCTTCAGCCTGCCGCCGGGCGCGGTACATCTGCTGTCCAGTGCGCATTGCAAGAATCAGGCTTACGCTATCGGCAAGCATCTGGCAATGCAGTGCCATGTCGAGATGACCGAGCAGATGATTCGCGACTGGTGCACTGCCGGTGCGGACGAGATTGCTGCCAGTGTGGGCAGTCCGGCAGTACAATCTGCGGAGGCGATGCAGCAACAGATGCACGACAAGTTGCCGGAGCTGCAACGTGTGGCATCACAACTTTATCGGCACTGGATGCACGGTTTGGTCCATTAA
- the folE2 gene encoding GTP cyclohydrolase FolE2: MNSIETIADVQNSADTRQLAINKVGIKSIRHPVVVKDKSEGVQHTIATFNMYVHLPHNFKGTHMSRFVQILNQHGREISVESFEGILREMTEKLEAKSGYIEMSFPYFVNKTAPISEVQSLLDYDVTFIGEIVDGNYRFNMKVQIPVTSLCPCSKEISERGAHNQRSHVTITVRTRRSVWIEEVVRFAEEQASSELYGLLKRPDEKFVTERAYDNPKFVEDMVRDVAAVLNADERIEAYIVESENFESIHNHSAYALIERDKTKD, translated from the coding sequence ATGAATTCAATAGAAACCATCGCTGATGTACAAAACAGTGCCGATACCCGCCAGCTGGCGATCAACAAGGTGGGCATCAAGAGCATCCGCCATCCGGTCGTGGTCAAGGACAAGAGCGAGGGCGTGCAGCACACCATCGCCACATTCAACATGTACGTGCATCTGCCGCACAATTTCAAGGGCACGCATATGTCCCGTTTCGTGCAGATACTCAATCAGCACGGCCGCGAGATATCGGTCGAATCGTTCGAGGGTATCCTGCGCGAGATGACGGAAAAGCTGGAAGCGAAATCCGGCTATATCGAGATGTCGTTCCCCTATTTCGTCAACAAGACCGCGCCGATCTCCGAAGTGCAAAGTCTGCTGGATTACGACGTCACCTTCATCGGCGAGATCGTCGACGGCAACTATCGTTTCAACATGAAGGTGCAGATCCCGGTGACCAGCCTGTGCCCGTGCTCCAAGGAGATATCGGAGCGCGGTGCGCATAACCAGCGTTCGCACGTCACCATCACCGTGCGTACCAGACGTTCGGTGTGGATCGAGGAAGTGGTGCGCTTCGCCGAAGAGCAGGCATCGAGCGAGTTGTACGGCTTGCTGAAACGTCCCGATGAGAAGTTCGTCACCGAACGCGCTTACGATAATCCCAAGTTCGTCGAAGACATGGTGCGCGATGTGGCGGCAGTGCTGAATGCGGACGAGCGAATCGAGGCATATATCGTCGAGTCGGAAAATTTTGAATCGATTCATAATCACTCAGCTTATGCGCTTATCGAGCGGGATAAAACCAAGGATTGA
- a CDS encoding aromatic ring-hydroxylating oxygenase subunit alpha → MSEVAKFKQFNPVSAQPPLRWYFDPQVLEIEQRVLLDAGPKYVGHELMVPNLGDYHVIEWMDKAKMLVRNENGVELLSNICRHRQATMLEGRGTAKNIVCPLHRWTYKTSGELIGAPHFPNNPCLHLNKTPLQNWKGLLFAGQRDIARDLAGMPEFDEIDFSGYMLDRVEVDEYDFNWKTFIEVYQEDYHVVPFHPGLGQMVNCDDLKWTFGEHFSVQTVGINNLQRKAGSPVYEKWAAQVMRYNNGKLPRYGAIWLTYYPNITVEWYPNTLVVSTVVPRGTDACTNIVEFYYPEDIVLFERDYIEAEKKAYRETAVEDDIICLRMHQGRRALYRQGIEEVGPYQSPTEDGMLHFHEFLRRNIEPHLK, encoded by the coding sequence ATGTCCGAAGTCGCCAAGTTCAAGCAATTCAACCCGGTATCCGCACAACCGCCTTTGCGCTGGTATTTCGATCCGCAAGTACTGGAGATCGAGCAGCGCGTGCTGCTCGATGCCGGTCCCAAATATGTAGGGCACGAACTGATGGTGCCCAACCTTGGCGACTATCACGTGATCGAGTGGATGGATAAAGCCAAGATGCTGGTACGCAATGAGAACGGCGTTGAACTGCTTTCCAATATCTGCCGCCATCGCCAGGCCACCATGCTGGAAGGCCGCGGTACCGCAAAGAATATCGTGTGCCCGCTGCATCGCTGGACTTACAAGACCAGCGGCGAGCTGATCGGAGCGCCGCACTTCCCCAACAATCCCTGCCTGCACCTGAACAAGACACCGCTGCAGAACTGGAAAGGCCTGTTGTTCGCGGGACAGCGCGACATCGCCAGGGATCTGGCGGGCATGCCCGAATTCGATGAGATCGATTTCTCCGGCTACATGCTGGATCGCGTTGAAGTGGACGAATACGACTTCAACTGGAAGACCTTCATCGAGGTCTATCAGGAAGACTATCACGTCGTGCCATTCCATCCGGGTTTGGGACAGATGGTCAATTGCGACGACCTCAAGTGGACCTTCGGCGAACACTTCAGCGTACAGACTGTGGGTATCAATAACCTGCAACGCAAGGCGGGCAGCCCGGTCTACGAAAAGTGGGCGGCGCAGGTGATGCGCTACAACAATGGCAAGCTCCCGCGATACGGCGCGATCTGGCTGACCTACTACCCCAACATCACGGTCGAGTGGTATCCGAACACGCTGGTGGTAAGCACTGTGGTACCGCGCGGCACGGATGCCTGCACCAATATCGTCGAGTTCTATTATCCCGAAGACATCGTGCTGTTCGAGCGCGACTACATCGAGGCCGAAAAGAAGGCTTACCGCGAAACGGCAGTGGAGGACGACATCATCTGCCTGCGCATGCATCAGGGCCGCCGGGCCTTGTACAGGCAGGGCATCGAAGAAGTCGGCCCGTACCAGTCGCCAACCGAGGACGGCATGCTGCACTTCCACGAGTTCCTGCGCCGCAACATCGAACCGCACCTGAAGTAA
- a CDS encoding polyprenyl synthetase family protein, with translation MSDFLSWVSIHQSRFEDAVGRLLPQTDVLPQRLHAAMRYSVLEGGKRVRPLLAYAAGELAGAPIERVEIAAAAVELIHAYSLVHDDMPCMDDDVLRRGKPTCHIEYDEATALLVGDALQSLAFQLLSEHRLSDDPSRQLQMVRLLAAASGSRGMAGGQAIDLASVGKQLAMPELEQMHIYKTGALIRAAILLGAHCGKLDQAQLDKLDRYGKCIGLAFQVVDDVLDSEADTATLGKTAGKDKDNDKPTYVTLLGVQAAKRMAATLHQEALDTLKEFGASAQRLHDLADFIVMRKF, from the coding sequence ATGTCCGATTTCCTGTCCTGGGTTTCCATCCACCAATCCCGTTTTGAAGATGCGGTGGGGCGCTTGCTGCCTCAGACCGATGTTTTGCCGCAACGGTTGCATGCCGCGATGCGCTATAGCGTACTCGAAGGCGGCAAGCGTGTGCGCCCGTTGCTTGCCTATGCGGCAGGCGAACTTGCAGGTGCGCCGATCGAACGCGTCGAGATTGCCGCCGCCGCCGTCGAACTCATTCACGCCTATTCGCTGGTGCATGACGATATGCCTTGCATGGATGACGATGTATTGCGCCGGGGCAAACCGACCTGCCATATCGAATACGATGAAGCTACTGCATTGCTGGTGGGGGATGCGCTGCAAAGCCTGGCGTTCCAGTTGTTGTCCGAGCACCGACTGAGCGACGATCCATCCAGGCAATTGCAGATGGTGAGATTGCTGGCTGCAGCTTCCGGCTCGCGCGGAATGGCGGGCGGACAGGCGATCGACCTCGCAAGCGTGGGAAAACAGCTGGCGATGCCTGAGCTTGAGCAGATGCATATCTACAAGACTGGCGCGCTGATCCGCGCGGCGATCCTGCTTGGTGCGCACTGTGGCAAGCTGGATCAGGCGCAACTCGACAAGCTCGACCGTTACGGCAAATGCATCGGACTGGCGTTCCAGGTGGTGGACGATGTGCTGGACAGCGAGGCCGATACCGCGACCTTGGGCAAGACGGCGGGCAAGGATAAAGACAACGACAAACCCACCTATGTGACTTTGCTCGGCGTGCAAGCAGCAAAGCGGATGGCTGCGACTCTGCATCAGGAAGCACTAGATACCCTGAAAGAGTTTGGCGCATCAGCGCAGCGCCTGCATGATTTGGCCGATTTCATCGTGATGAGAAAATTCTGA
- a CDS encoding exodeoxyribonuclease VII small subunit: MPPLRKIDVQGIEMAAKPNKILSFEAALAELEQVVADMESGKLALEDSLVSYKRGAELLSFCRSRLDDAQQQVRMLEEGSLKDFTASGDTNADR, translated from the coding sequence ATGCCGCCCTTACGCAAAATTGACGTGCAGGGAATCGAGATGGCGGCAAAGCCCAACAAGATACTGAGTTTCGAAGCCGCACTGGCAGAGCTGGAACAGGTGGTGGCAGACATGGAGTCCGGCAAGCTGGCGCTGGAAGATTCATTGGTTTCCTACAAGCGCGGCGCGGAATTGTTGTCATTCTGCCGTTCCCGTCTGGATGACGCGCAACAGCAGGTGCGTATGCTGGAAGAAGGCTCACTCAAGGATTTCACTGCGTCTGGCGACACGAACGCAGATAGATAA
- the fdxA gene encoding ferredoxin FdxA: MAYVVTENCIKCKYTDCVDVCPVDCFHEGPNFLVIDPGECIDCTLCVAECPANAIFAEDDVPVDQRQFIALNAELAKQWKVIVEKKAAPADADEWRDVKDKLRLLER; the protein is encoded by the coding sequence ATGGCTTACGTGGTTACCGAGAACTGCATCAAATGCAAATACACCGACTGCGTCGACGTATGTCCGGTGGACTGTTTTCACGAAGGCCCGAATTTCCTGGTGATCGATCCGGGAGAATGCATCGACTGCACGCTGTGCGTGGCGGAGTGCCCGGCGAATGCGATCTTTGCTGAAGACGACGTGCCGGTGGATCAGCGCCAGTTCATTGCGCTCAATGCCGAACTGGCGAAGCAATGGAAAGTCATCGTCGAGAAGAAAGCTGCGCCGGCCGATGCGGATGAATGGCGCGATGTGAAAGATAAATTACGCCTGCTTGAACGTTGA
- a CDS encoding DMT family transporter: MLVAGLLFACMGVLVKYGSSHFSASELVFYRSFFGLLIVYAMLHRAKVVLATRHWRSHLWRGLSGTVAMMLFFYCIGTLPLATAITLNYTSSLFLSALTLLVLKEAFHAPLSSALAVGFAGVVLLLHPTFEHDRLLDGLLGLLSGLLAAVALLNVRQLGALGEPGMRVVFYFNLIATLASGAWMLQDQLHAISLNDLPLLVGIGAAATFAQLALTRAHRTGQALVVGSLAYSTIVFSALFGLLFWHELLSLSAWLGIALIIASGMLSLRLAPTNAGAIK, translated from the coding sequence ATGCTGGTAGCCGGCCTGCTGTTCGCCTGCATGGGTGTGCTGGTCAAATACGGCTCGTCGCATTTCTCCGCCAGCGAACTGGTGTTCTACCGCTCTTTCTTTGGCCTGCTCATCGTGTATGCGATGCTGCACCGCGCAAAGGTCGTGCTAGCCACGCGCCACTGGCGCAGCCACCTCTGGCGCGGACTGTCCGGCACGGTCGCCATGATGCTGTTCTTCTATTGCATCGGCACCCTGCCGCTGGCGACCGCGATCACGCTCAACTACACCTCCTCCCTGTTCCTTTCCGCATTGACCTTACTGGTGCTGAAGGAGGCGTTCCACGCACCCCTGAGCAGCGCCCTGGCTGTCGGCTTTGCCGGCGTGGTGCTGCTGTTGCACCCGACGTTCGAGCATGATCGCTTATTGGACGGTTTGCTGGGCCTGCTCTCGGGCCTGCTTGCCGCAGTGGCCTTGCTCAATGTGCGTCAACTGGGTGCGCTGGGCGAGCCCGGCATGCGCGTAGTGTTCTATTTCAACCTGATTGCCACCCTCGCCAGCGGTGCCTGGATGCTGCAAGACCAGCTGCATGCAATCTCCCTGAACGACCTGCCATTGCTTGTCGGCATCGGCGCTGCAGCCACTTTCGCGCAACTTGCCCTGACCCGTGCCCATCGCACCGGCCAGGCTTTGGTGGTAGGCAGTCTGGCCTATAGCACCATCGTATTCTCGGCATTGTTCGGCTTGCTGTTCTGGCACGAACTGCTGAGTTTGAGCGCGTGGCTCGGCATCGCACTCATCATCGCCAGCGGCATGTTAAGCTTGCGTCTGGCACCAACCAATGCAGGGGCAATAAAATGA
- the dxs gene encoding 1-deoxy-D-xylulose-5-phosphate synthase: MYPLLHTIDTPDDLRKLERAQLPQLADELRAFLIESVSKTGGHLSSNLGTVELTIALHYIYDTPEDRLVWDVGHQTYAHKILTGRRAAMGGLRMAHGISGFPKRNESRYDAFGTGHSSTSISAALGMAVAARLAGKDNRSVAIIGDGAMSGGMAFEALNNAGAMDANLLVILNDNDMSISRPVGALNNYLAKLMSGRFYAAMRRGSEKILKGMPPVLEFAKRAEEHVKGMVTPGTLFEEFGFNYIGPIDGHDLDVLVETLGNIRKLEGPQFLHIVTQKGKGYAHAEDDCVLYHGVGKFDPSHGITAKPSTKPTYTQVFGEWLCDMAAQDARLVGITPAMCEGSGMVEFAEKFPQRYFDVGIAEQHALTFAAGLACDGFKPVVAIYSTFLQRGYDQLIHDIAIQNLPVVLAIDRGGLVGADGATHAGSFDLSYLRSVPNMTVMAPADEKECRQMLSTAFHLDTPSAVRYPRGTGPGVMVQKDLQAIPVGKGEVRREGGKVAILAFGSMLAPALEAAGQLDATVANMRFVKPLDEELVLKLAREHALLVTVEENTLQGGAGSAVAECLARRGIVVPMLHLGLPDAFLEQGDPVQMLADCGLDANGIARSISKKLAG, translated from the coding sequence ATGTACCCACTGCTCCATACCATCGACACTCCGGATGATCTGCGCAAACTGGAACGGGCGCAGCTGCCGCAACTGGCGGATGAACTGCGTGCCTTCCTGATCGAATCGGTGAGCAAGACCGGCGGCCATCTGTCCTCGAATCTCGGCACGGTTGAATTGACCATTGCGCTCCATTACATATACGACACGCCGGAGGACCGGCTGGTATGGGATGTCGGCCATCAGACCTATGCCCACAAGATACTCACCGGACGCCGCGCGGCGATGGGCGGTCTGCGCATGGCACACGGCATCTCCGGCTTTCCAAAGCGCAACGAGAGCCGGTATGACGCCTTTGGTACCGGGCATTCCAGCACTTCCATTTCGGCAGCGCTGGGGATGGCGGTGGCAGCCCGGCTGGCGGGCAAGGACAATCGCTCGGTTGCCATCATCGGCGATGGCGCGATGTCGGGGGGCATGGCATTCGAGGCGCTGAATAACGCGGGTGCCATGGATGCCAATCTGCTGGTCATCCTCAACGACAACGACATGTCCATATCGCGCCCGGTCGGCGCGCTCAACAACTATCTGGCGAAATTGATGTCCGGTCGTTTCTATGCGGCGATGCGGCGCGGCAGCGAGAAGATCCTGAAAGGCATGCCACCGGTACTGGAGTTTGCCAAGCGTGCAGAAGAGCACGTCAAGGGCATGGTCACGCCGGGCACGCTGTTCGAAGAGTTCGGCTTCAACTACATCGGTCCGATTGATGGCCACGATCTGGATGTGCTGGTCGAGACTCTGGGCAATATCCGCAAGCTGGAAGGCCCGCAGTTCCTGCACATCGTCACGCAAAAGGGTAAAGGTTACGCCCATGCCGAAGACGATTGCGTGCTGTATCACGGCGTCGGCAAATTCGATCCCAGCCATGGCATCACGGCCAAACCCAGTACCAAGCCCACCTACACACAAGTGTTCGGCGAGTGGTTGTGCGACATGGCGGCACAGGATGCGCGTCTGGTCGGTATTACACCTGCGATGTGCGAGGGTTCCGGCATGGTCGAGTTCGCCGAGAAGTTCCCCCAGCGTTATTTCGATGTCGGCATCGCCGAGCAGCATGCGCTGACCTTTGCTGCAGGCTTGGCCTGCGACGGCTTCAAGCCGGTGGTGGCGATCTACTCGACCTTCCTGCAACGAGGATATGATCAGCTCATTCACGACATCGCCATCCAGAATCTGCCCGTGGTGTTGGCCATCGACCGCGGTGGCCTGGTTGGGGCGGACGGTGCGACCCATGCCGGGAGTTTCGATCTTTCCTATTTGCGTAGTGTGCCCAACATGACAGTGATGGCGCCGGCTGACGAGAAAGAATGCCGGCAGATGCTGAGCACTGCCTTCCACCTCGATACGCCGAGTGCCGTGCGTTATCCGCGCGGTACCGGGCCTGGGGTAATGGTACAGAAGGACTTGCAGGCCATACCTGTGGGCAAAGGCGAAGTGCGCCGGGAAGGTGGCAAGGTTGCCATCCTCGCCTTCGGTTCGATGCTTGCTCCTGCGTTGGAGGCTGCCGGGCAACTCGATGCCACCGTCGCCAACATGCGCTTCGTCAAGCCGCTGGACGAAGAGCTGGTGCTGAAGCTGGCGCGCGAGCATGCGCTACTGGTCACAGTGGAAGAGAACACCCTGCAGGGCGGGGCCGGCAGCGCGGTAGCGGAATGTCTGGCTCGACGCGGTATCGTCGTGCCCATGTTGCATCTGGGCTTGCCGGATGCATTCCTGGAACAGGGCGACCCCGTGCAGATGCTGGCCGATTGCGGCCTGGATGCGAATGGAATCGCACGTTCTATCAGCAAAAAGTTGGCTGGTTGA